GTCAGGCAGGTGCTCTCGTCCTCGGTATTTCAAGGGCACTCTTAAAGTTTAACCCTGAACTCAGGAAAGAGTTAAAATTAAAAGGATTCCTGAAGCGTGACCCGAGAGAGAAGGAACGTAGAAAATATGGTAAAGCGAAAGCAAGGAAGTCATTCCAATGGACAAAGCGTTAAGTGTAAAAGATTTGATTGAGGCTGGAGTCCACCTTGGGCACAAGAGTGATCGCTGGAACCCAAAGATGAAGCCATTTATATTTGCAGAACGCAAAGGAATACATGTGATTGACCCAGAAAAGACTATTGAGTTCTTAAATAAAGCCTGTGAGTCTGTGAGGAAAGCGATGAGTGAAGGGGCTACTATACTATTTGTGGGAACGAAGAAACAAATTGCTGATATAGTGAAAGAGGAGGCTTTGAGGTGTGGTGCATTTTATTGTACACAGCGCTGGCTTGGTGGCACGCTTACAAATTTTGTTACAATAAGAAAAACTGTTGACAGGATGAAGTTAATTGAAGCACAAAAAGAGGAAAATGACCGTGGAGACCTAACAAAGAAAGAAATCTTATCACTTGAGCGGATGCTTAAGAAAATGCAAAGGAATTTGGAAGGTATAAAGGATATGGATGAACTTCCAGGAATTGTCTATATCACAGATATCAAGAAGGATAAGATAGCTGTCGATGAGGCAGTGAGACTTAAAATTCCTATAATAGGTATTGTTGATACAAATGTAGACCCTGAGCCAATTACATTCCCAATTCCTGGGAATGATGATGCAATAAAATCTGTTAGGTTAATAACACAGGCAGTTGCAGATTCAGTATTAGAAGGGAAAGCCGAGTTTAAAAGGCGAGAAAGTGAAAGTAGAGGTTAATTTAATAAAGGAATTGAAAGATAAAACAGATGCCGGGATAATGGATTGTAAGGAGGCTTTGCTTGCAACTAATGGTGATATAGAAAAAGCAATTGATTATCTAAGAAAAAAGGGGATTGCAAAGGCAACTGAGCGAATGGATAGGTCTACAGGTGAAGGTATTATTGAGTCCTACATTCACCCTGGTGCGAGGCTCGGTGTCTTATTAGATATCAGGTGTGAAACAGATTTTGCTGCTAGGACACAAGAATTTAAGCAGCTTGCAAAAGATATTGCAATGCAAGTGGCTGCATCTAATCCAAAATGGATATCAAGAGAGGATGTCCCAAAAGAAGAGGTTGAACATGAACTTGAAATTTACAGAGAGCAAGCAAAACGGACAGGTAAGCCTGAAAAGGTGATAGAGCAAATTGCAAAAGGAAAGCTTGATAAATTTTATAAAGAAGTATGCCTTCTTCAGCAACCATTTATAAAGAATTCAGAAATATCAGTTGAGGAACTTATAAAAGAATATATTTCAAAGCTACGTGAAAACATTCGTGTAAAAAGGTTTGTTAGATTCAGGATAGAAGAGTAGACGATATAGGGTAGGTTTGGGTCTCCCGACCCAAACAGGTTCGTTAGATTTAGGATGGAAGAGTAGACTAAGGTATAATTATATTGATTGGTGATACAATTGTCAAAATAAAGGTGCCAGCTATTGCAGATAAAGAGATAGTAGAAGTTGATACATTGGTGGATACCGGTGCTACTTACACAGCACTACCAGAAGAATTTCTTGAAAAGCTTAAAGTGAAAAGAGTAAGAAAGGTGAAAATTGAATTTGCTAATGGTAATGTGGAAGAGCGTGATATAGGAAATGTATGGATAGAGGTTAATGGGATAAAAACGCCTAATCCTGTAATTTTTGCAAAAGAAAATGATGCAATTATTTTAGGCCTTGTAACACTTGAATCATGTGGGCTAATTCTTGACACTGTGAACAAAAAATTAGTCCCATTACCAAAAATTCATCATTATTAGATGAAGTTTCACAATTTATCGGGAATTGTAACCTTATCCTAAAGGATAGGATAACTTAAGACATTTTTTTGAAAACTGTTATAGTGGTAGGGAAGCCTGTGTAAGTCAGGCACAGCCCTCGCTGCTGTAATCCCGACCCCTGATATTCGTCGGGGAAAGTATACCTTAACAGGTCTTGAAGTGAGTCAAGACTAAAGTCACTGTCCCGTACATAGATTATGTGCGGGATGGGAAGGCGAGTTAAGGGAATTGGGAGAGCCAGAAAACCTCCACTATACAGTCCATTACTGCCTTCGAGGTGAGGGTAAAATGGATTTTTAATTTAACTCCATCCTTCATCCGAAGGATGGAGTTTTTTTATGGCAGAGATTACATTTATCATTGGCGGAGCATGTAGTGGTAAGAGTTCTTATGCTCTCCGTTTAGCTAATGCCTGCCTCGCCACCAGGCGGGAGTGTAAAAGTCAAGTAACCTACATAGCAACAGGCGTGCCTTGTGATGAAGAAATGGAATCAAAAATTGAAGCACATAAAAGGACTCGGCCAAAAGATTGGAAAGCGATAGAGGAACCATTTAATATTGAAGATGTGATTAAAAAATTGGATGTATCTACTGGAGTGATAATACTTGACTGTCTTACATTTTGGGTATCAAACTTACTTTTGCAGAAAGCAGAAAATGTAACTCAATTTGAGAATAATATTGTTAACCGTGTTTCAAAGTTTGCCTCTATACTCAAAGATATCAAATCTAAAGTAATTGTGGTCTCTAATGAAGTAGGTATGGGAGTTGTCCCTCGTACCCGATTAGGTCGTATCTTTAGAGATTACTTGGGGAAAGCAAATCAAATTGTAGCAAGTGATGCAAATGAAGCCTTTCTTTTAACTGCTGGTATACCAATTAAAGTGAAATAAGGGATGAGATGACAAAGAGATTAATCAGTGTGATTAAAGCAATAGAACCTATAGACAACAAGATTATAAAAAAAGCACAGTTGAAGATAGATTCTTTAACAAAGCCACAAGGTAGTCTTGGTCGGTTGGAAGAATTGGCGAAAAGGATTACAGAAATTACAAGAAATTTAAATCCGCCTATTAAGAACAAAGTCATCGTCACTATTGTAGGCGACCATGGCGTAGATGAAGGGGTAAGTGCCTACCCACAAGAAGTGACTGCCTAGATGGTGTATAACTTTATCCGTGGTGGCGCAGGTATAAATGTCATTGCGAGACATATTGGAGCAAAGGTTATATGATATGGGAGTGAAAGAAAAATTAAAAATAAAAAAAATAGGCTATGGGACAAAGAATTTTACTAAAGGACCTGCAATGAGTAGAGAAAAGGCTATTCAATCTATTGAGGCAGGAATGGATGTAGTTAACGAAATAAGTGGAATAAATATCTTAGGCCTCGGTGATATGGGGATTGGGAATACTACTCCAAGTAGTGCAATCATTGCTTATCTTAGTGGGCAGCCGATTAGGAATTTCACTGGGAGAGGCACAGGGATTGATGATGAGACATTTAATAGAAAAGTACGAGTCATATCAACAGCTGGCGCCTTAATAGCTACAGAGTTAGCTCCAATAGCAAAGGAATACATTATTGGATCACATAATTCTCAAGAAATTGGACATAGAGTTATGCTTGAGAGGATGGGATTAGTTCCTTTATTTGACCTCGGGTTACGGTTAGGTGAGGGAACGGGCGCAGCTTTAGGAATAAGTTTAGTGGAGGTAAGCATCAAAATTCTAACCCAGATGGCTACTTTTGCTAATGCTGTAGTATCGGGAAAAATTAGAAAATAGGAATTAGGAGTTAGAAAATGGGAAATAGGAAAACTATACTATCGTTTATTCTATTTTTCGGACTATTTTGTCATCTACTAAACGCAAGAGATAATTCAGGTATAGGATGCGATTCTATTAAATTTCCTCACCGAATAGTTTCTTTAGGGCCAGCTATAACTGAGGAAATTTATCTTTTAGGAGCAGAAGATAGACTTGTAGCTAACACTATATATTGTGAAAGACCGCCTGAAGCAAAGAAGAAAGAAAAAATAGGAACTGTAATAGAGATTAATGTAGAAAAAATAATAAGCTTTAAGCCAGATTTAGTTTTAGCTACTCCTCTAACAGACCCAAAAGCAAAAGAGAAATTGAAAAATTTAGGGCTAAAAGTGGTTACATTTCCTGTAGAAAAGGACTTCAACGAGATTTGTAGAAATTTCTTGGAATTAGGACAGATTATTGGCAAAAAGGAAGAGGCAGAAAAAATTATTTACCAGGTAAAAAATGAAGTAGATTCTATTAGTAAAAAAATTAAAACTTTGTCTAAACTTGAGGTAACACCTCCTAAAGTTTTTATTCAAGTAGGAGCAAACCCATTATTCACAGTGACTAAGGATTCTTTCCTAAACGATTTAATAGGGTTTGCTGGTGGTGTAAATATTGCTTTGGGAGCAAAAACTGGACTGTATAGCCGAGAAAAGGTTATACAACAAAATCCTGATGTTATCATTATTGTAACTATGGGGATTGTGGGGGAAAAAGAAATGAAGAGTTGGCAGAGATATAAGACCTTAAATGCAGTAAAAAATAATAGAATTTATATTATGGATTCTTATAAAGTTTGTAGTCCTACGCCAATAAGTTTTGTTGAGGCACTTGAAGAGTTAGTCAAAATTTTGCATTAATAAGAATGGATAGAAAATTAAGTCGTTGGCTTATTTGGATACTTGGATTAGTAGTAATCCTTATCACTGTGAGTATTTTTTCGTTAAGCATTGGGGCAGCTGGTATATCTTTTAAAAGAATTATTCCCTTAATTTTTAATGGCAAAGGGACTCCCGAATATAGTATTCTTTTTCAAATTCGTTTACCTCGTATTATTTTAGGCTTTGCCATAGGAAGTGCATTAAGTATTGCAGGTGTTATACTTCAAGGTATGTTTCACAATCCATTAGTTGAGCCATACACGTTAGGTATATCTGGTGGTGCAGCATTAGGTGTATGTTTAAATTTTGTATTTAGGCTTACTCGGATAGGAGTTCTATCTATTCCTGTAAGTGGCTTTTTAGGTGCAATTGCTGTAATTTTACTTGTTTATTCATTAAGCACGAGGAAAAGGAGACTGAAAATTCAAGAACTCCTTCTTACAGGGGTAATGATAAGTTTTATTTCATCGTCCTTAATTATGCTTATAATGGCCGTCTCTCGTGTTGAAAACCTTCAAGGAATTATTTTCTGGATAATGGGGTCATTGGAACAACCAAACTGGCTTCTTATAAAAATAGCACTCTTAATATCTATTTTGGGACTAATTATCTCTTATTTTTTCTCTGTTGACCTTAATGCGATTGCTTTAGGAGAAGAAGAGGCATTACATCTTGGTATAAATGTAGAAATGACCAAGAGGCTACTTTTTGTACTTGCCTCTTTACTCACTGGATGCAGTGTCTCAGTTGCAGGTATAATTGGGTTTGTAGGGTTAGTTATTCCACACTTTATGCGTATGTTTGTTGGAGTAGACCATCGTATACTGCTTGTCACTTCTGCTTTTGCTGGTGCTACATTTCTTATTCTTTGCGATACCTTATCAAGAACAATTGTTGCTCCTTTAGAACTGCCTGTTGGTGTAATTACAGGAATTTTAGGTGGTGTAATCTTTATCTATTTCTTGTATAAGAAACAGGTTGTATTAGGAGTAAAGTGATGCTTGAAGTAAAAGATTTAACTTGTGGATATGATTCAAAGTTTGTTCTCCAGGATATCAATTTTAAAATAGAGAAAGGCGAAATTTGTGGAATAATTGGTCCAAATGGGTCAGGTAAAACCACTTTACTCAGGGCGATAACCAAAGTGATTAAACCACGAAATGGTAAAATGTTTTTAGATGGCAAAGATATAGCTGAGATAAGGATTAAGGAGTTATCACAGGCGATTGCAATAGTTTCGCAAACTCAAGATTATGTATTTGATATAGCTGTAGATGAATTCGTTCTTTTGGGCAGAATTCCTTATCGGCGAAGATTTCAGTTACTTGAGACAAAGCAGGATGAAAATATTGCTCAAAATGTAATGGTATTAACTGATACTTTTAGATTTAAAGATAGGTTTATAGGTGAATTAAGTGGTGGAGAAAGGCAGCGTGTTGTAATTGCGAGGGCACTGACGCAGGAGCCAAAGTTACTTTTGTTAGATGAACCTACAGCTCATTTAGATATAAACCATCAGATAAGAATTTTAGACCTTATAAGAAGACTAAATAGAGAAAATGGTCTTACTGTAATTATGGTTTTACATGACCTTAATTTAGCCAGCGAGTATTGTGACAGGTTAATTCTTCTTAATAATGGGTTTATTCACAAAATTGGTACACCACAAGAAGTACTAACTTATCAAATTATTGAGGAAGTTTACAATACAGTAGTAGTGGTGAAAGAGAATCCTATCTCTTCTAAACCATATGTAGTATTGGTTTCAAAAGAAAAGATTAAAGTATAATGTTGTTCTTAATAGCACTTCAGTTTCTGACAAGAATTCCTGTTAAGCGTAACCTTTATATCACAGATAGTTTACTTGCAAAGTCAATGATATTCTTTCCTATAATTGGGTTATTTATAGGAGGCATACAAGTTGCAGTATTCTGGGGCATCTATAAGTTTGTATCTCCTTCAGTCACTGCTCTACTTCTACTTTTCATTTCAATAATTCTCACGGGCGCAATTCATATTGAGGGTTTCGCCGATATGGCGGATGGTTTTTTAGTGGAAGGAATAAAAATGAAATACTTCAAATTATGAAAGATAGTCGTATAGGAGCTATTGGGGCAGTAAGTGTAGTATGTCTTATATTGGCAAAATTTGTCCTCCTCAGAGAAATAATAGAGTCCCGACAGGTCGGGATTGGTCGTCCTTTTACTGAAGGTACAGGGACAAAGATTGTATGTATAGCAAGCATTGTTCCTATAGCGGGTTCTATTATTTCTTTTGAGTTATGGGGATTTTTTCTAATATGTATTACTCTTTTTATAACACTCATTACATTATGGTTAGCAAAACGTAAAATTGGTGGAGTCACTGGTGACATATTAGGGGCAATTAATGAAATTACAGTAGTAATTTTGCTTTTGAGTATAGCAATGGTAGGAAGTTTATGGGTATAAGGTCGCCACCATTATAAATTCAGTATCCATATGTCATTGCGAGCCGAAGGCGACGCAATCTCATATATGTGGTGAATTATAGTTTAGGACACGCCATGGTGTGTCCCTACAACTTAAAATAAAAGGAGGCTGAAAATGATTGCTTTAATTATCACTATAAGTTTGATGGTTATGGATACCACCTTTTCAAAGGAGGAATATCCATTGTATAGGATGGAAGAAATTGTAGTTACAGCTACAAGAATACAGCAATATTTGAGAGATGTCCCAGTTGCTACAACAGTTATTACACGAGCTGATATTGATGCTACCAATGCTAAAGATGTAGGTGAGCTACTTCGTGGTGTGGTAGGTGTAGATATTAAAAGTTACGGAACCCTTGGTGCTATGAGTTCAGTAAGTTTACGAGGCTCTACTTCACAACAGGTGTTAGTATTAGTTGATGGGCGGCCGGTGAACTCAATTTCAACTGGTGAATGTGATTTGAGTAAAATTTCATTGGATGATATCCTAAGAATTGAAATTGTTAGGTGTCCTACTTCTCATTTATATGGGGCAAATGCTTTAGGTGGAGTAGTTAATATTATCACAAGAGAGCCCCCAAAGAAGTTAACTACTACTGGCTATGGTTCCTATGGTAGGTTTAATACACAAATTTATAGGTTAGACCATGGTGGAAGTATTGACAATTTTGGATGGCTGGTTACAGGTGGAATCAAGAAATCTAACGGGTTTAGAGCAAATTCTGATTATATAGCAAATGATTTGGCTGTAAAATCAGGGTACAAGTTTAAAAATGGACTCAAAGCTAAAGTAAATCTGCTATTTCATAGCGATAACCTGGGTGTTCCGGGCTGTGTTCCACCTGAAGGTAATCCTGCAAAGTATGGGAATGAAGAGGTAACATCTCTATTTGACAGGCAGAAAGATTTGAATATCTCAAGCAGTTTAGACTTTGTGTACGAAGTGAGTGGATTCTTAACTCTAATGAGTAAGAGTTTTTTTGACCAAAACAAACTAAATTATCGGTGTAGGTATGATGACTGGTTGACCCTTGACACGTTAGATGAAGACGACGAATACCTATCAAAGATTATAGGCAGTAGTTTACAATATCAACTTAATTTTAGAAAGTTTTTATCAACTGGAGGAGTTGAATTACGAAATACCAATCACAAAGTAAGGCAAGTAATCACTGACCGCAATACAGGTGATGATACCACAATCAATTGGAATCCTGTTAGTGTAGAGTACGGTGTCTGGTTTGAGTCTCATCAAAGAGTATTGAATTTATTTGAGTTCAATGAGGGGCTACGGTATGACCATCATTCTAAATATGGTTCTAAAATATCACCAAGTATTGGAGCAATTTGTTGGCTTAGTGATAGAGACATCATCCGTAGCTCTATTGGCAAGGCGTATCGTGCGCCTACTTTTAATGACCTTTATTGGCCGGTAGGTGGGAATCCAAATCTAAAGTGTGAATCTGGCTGGAACTCTGAAGTAGGGCTTAAGCATTTGTTTTATAAAAATTTAGTTGCTGATTTATCTATATTTACACTAAATACAAAAGACAAGATTGCATGGGCACCTGATACTGGTGGAATTTGGCGGCCTCAAAACGTCAATATGCATTCCTGTAAAGGGGGAGAGCTTGAACTCAATGGCAATTTCAAGGATAAACTTTTAGTGGGGCTTACCTATGCGTATCTTGATGCAAAACAGACTAACCGTGAAATTATATACTCTGATTGGATGACAGGTGAGGTAAGGCAGGAATTTAAGACAAGGATAGCTGCATTTACACCAAGATATGAGATTGGAACTAATGTTACACTTAAGCCTGCTACTGGGACCCAACTTAACTTAAGAGCCAGATTCGTAGATAAGAGAGTAAATTATTATCCAAATTACGAGAATGTCCCTGTTGTTACGGTGGATACTAAACCGCTTAATAGTTGTTGGGTTATGGATGCTAAATTTACACAGAGAATGGGAAATCTTAAACTTGAGATAGGGATAGATAACATCTTCAATAAGGATTATATTGAACAATTTGGCACTTCTTTTAAAGATAGGGGCTATCCAATGCCTCTAAGAACTTACATTATTGGAATGAACTACGGTTTCTGAGTTTATAGGTTGAGTAGTTTTGAGATACAGAGTTCAAAAACTGATACAGGGTGTCTGATTTTATAATTTTCTAACACTTGTGGATGGATTTCACCTATTAAGCCTACACTCTGAGCATTCACTATAATACTACCTACCCGTCCATTAATAAACGAAGGAGGTATCACCTCAAGGTGTGATATTTTCTTGAGTTTATAAGAAAAGCCTAAATAATACGATAGAACATCTAAATAGCTATGTAGCTCAGAAAAATTTGCGCCCGGGTGTGCAATTAAAGCAGCAAGATTAAATAAAGTCCTGCTCATAAGTACAGCTTCTGAATCTGTGACTACTACCTCACCGATTTCAAAGAGTTTATGAGGATATACAGCTTTTGAGCTTGTAGCCTCAACTTTAAGAAGCGATGGAATTATTGAGTTACGGAGTACAGAAAATGATTCTGAAATTGGATTATCAATCTCAATTGCATCACCAATAGAGAGTTCTTTTGTTGAAAAAATATTATCCTCTGATGTCAGAATATTTGACATTATCTCTTCAAAGCCACAGCCTACCATAATCTCACTTACCTTACGAAGGATAGGCTGTAACTTTGTTGTCTTACCGACAGTGAATTCTTTTAATTCATCCGGTTTAAAAGAATTGTATCCCTTACGAATAGCAAAATCCTCAATTACATCAACTCCGTGCATTACATCCCTACGGTAGGGAGGTGGGATTACTTTAATTGTATCTTTTCTGTCTGCATCAATGATCTTATAGCCTGATTTTACTAAATTTTCCTTAATTTCTTTTGTTTCAATTGCTGCACCAAGTAAATTCTCAAATTCACATTTTTTGACCTCTATTAAATCTTTGAACTCATATGGTAACACTATCTCTTTTCCAAATTGTGTATGCCATGGATACTTTATTTTGATTGGCACAACTTTTGCACCTCTATCTAAAAAATTGTATGCAAGAATATTTGCAACAAGTATAACTTGTTCCAAATTAGTCCCAGTAATGTCACAAAATAAGTTGCTATCCCCAACCTTTACTTTACCCACTGTTTCAGAGTTTATGATTGGAGGGAACGAGAGAATCTCTCCTTTATTATCTTCTAATATTGGAAACTCTGCATATCCTTCCAAAATGTGACTATAAGCTTTGCCTTTCGGATGAGTAGCTAATATTTCTTTTAGATTAAGTGCTCTATTAAAATCCAAAGGTATAAATTTTCTTTCAATTGGGTTGACTGCCCGATAAAAAAGAGGGAACTCAATCTTATCTGCATTAAACGCACCTATAGCAATGTCTCTTCTACCCCGTCCATATACATTGGCAAGCTTTTCTTGAGTCTGTATAAGCTGGATTAAAGCATGTTCATCGAGCGAGATTCCGTGAACAAGGACTCCACAAATGTACGGTCTTATAGATTTTAAATTGGACGAGACAATTATCTCCTTATCCGCAGGGGTTTGATTAATCAAGCCCCTACAAATTGGGAGAGAATTTCCTTTTATTTCTCTTGCAATTCCCTCAACACAAAATAAGTCTGGTCTATTTGTGTCAATAAGTTCTATTCTTAACTCATCTCTCTCTATTTCCTTAATTTCACCTTTAACAAGCGAAAGTAAGCTTGCTAACTCTTCTCCCGCCATAGGCGGGACTCTAAGTAGCGACTCTAAATCACTTTTTGAGATAGTAATCGTTGGCATTTTTTACGAATTAAGTTTAAATCTTGTGAAAACAAGTCGCGTATGTCATGAATATCAAGCACCATCATTGCCATCCTATCTAACCCCAATCCCCATGCAAGAACTGGCACATTTACCCCTAAAGGCATAGTTACTTCTGGTCTGAAAATTCCTGCCCCACCAAGCTCTACCCAGCCAAGTTTTGGATGCTTTGCATGAAGCTCAACTGATGGCTCTGTAAATGGGAAATAACCGGGTATAAACTTAATCTCGTTTGATTGAGCAATTTCAGTTCCAAATAGTTTTAAAAGCCCAAGAAGTGACCTAAAATTAGCATCTTTACTCACCACAATACCTTCAATTTGAAAGAAGTCAGGTGCGTGTGCAGCATCAACTGGGTCTGGTCTAAAGCAACGTGCAATTGCAAAATATTTACCCGGTGGATTTGGATGTAAAGCCAATGTTCTTACAGATAAAGCTGTACCATGACTTCTGAGTATTAGCCTCTTTGCTCGTTCTCTGTCAAACTTATATCCCCAACCTCGTGACCCAGTATGCCACCCATCTTGATGAGTTTGTGCTACACAACCTAAAATTTTAGGCTCAATTTCTTTTGAGTATTTTGGTGACCGTATAAAGTAAATACCATGAATTTCACGGGCTGAATGGAATTGTGGCATAAAGAGAGCATCCATATTCCAGAACTCGTTTTCAACAAGCTCACCTGATACTTCACAAAAACCCATTGAAATCAATTTCTCCCTCACTCTATCAAGGAATTCACGATAAGGGTGTGGCTTACCTATAACTATCCTTGGTGGTTTAATATCTATATTGTATTCACGAAAAACTTTACCCTTCCAACTCCCATCTTTTAGCAAAGACGGAGTTAGTTGAGAAACTTCAACAGAAGGTTCTACTTTTTTTATTAATATCTTCAAGACAGCTTTACCTAAATCCGTAATTTTATATGTAAATTCTTCTCGTTCATCCACACGGAAGACTCCTCTCGTTTTTCCACGCTTCCTTGACATAGATTTAACAATAGATTGCTCATCATTTGAGAGTTCGTCAAAATTGATAGTCCTGCCCCTAATCTTATCTATGAACTTCTGACCTTTTATGCCATTATTAATCTTTAAAGGATCTCTGAGTTTAATCATACCTGTCTCTATATTAATAATTCCTGCACTTTTCAAATAGCCGATAGCCTCTGATATCTCTTTTGAGGCTAGCCCAGTTTCTGTTAGCTTTACTGCATCCTTTTTCTTAAGCAAATTTATAATTTTGACCTCAGGTAACCCTTCTCTTGCATATCTATTTCCAAGTTCAGTTAAAGTTACATTTCTTTTGACATCTCTTTTAATAACACTGATAATCTTCTTTGTAATCAGCCATTGTATTGCCCTATGTGTTTCTGGCTCTGATAGTCCAGTAAGAGACACAAGCTCAGAAAACTTTAATTGCTTACAAGTCTTAAATGAAAGAATAATCTTGCTCTCCAATGGATGTAATCCTTTAATATAACTCTCATCCATGTC
This sequence is a window from bacterium. Protein-coding genes within it:
- the pheT gene encoding phenylalanine--tRNA ligase subunit beta, whose protein sequence is MPTITISKSDLESLLRVPPMAGEELASLLSLVKGEIKEIERDELRIELIDTNRPDLFCVEGIAREIKGNSLPICRGLINQTPADKEIIVSSNLKSIRPYICGVLVHGISLDEHALIQLIQTQEKLANVYGRGRRDIAIGAFNADKIEFPLFYRAVNPIERKFIPLDFNRALNLKEILATHPKGKAYSHILEGYAEFPILEDNKGEILSFPPIINSETVGKVKVGDSNLFCDITGTNLEQVILVANILAYNFLDRGAKVVPIKIKYPWHTQFGKEIVLPYEFKDLIEVKKCEFENLLGAAIETKEIKENLVKSGYKIIDADRKDTIKVIPPPYRRDVMHGVDVIEDFAIRKGYNSFKPDELKEFTVGKTTKLQPILRKVSEIMVGCGFEEIMSNILTSEDNIFSTKELSIGDAIEIDNPISESFSVLRNSIIPSLLKVEATSSKAVYPHKLFEIGEVVVTDSEAVLMSRTLFNLAALIAHPGANFSELHSYLDVLSYYLGFSYKLKKISHLEVIPPSFINGRVGSIIVNAQSVGLIGEIHPQVLENYKIRHPVSVFELCISKLLNL
- the cobU gene encoding bifunctional adenosylcobinamide kinase/adenosylcobinamide-phosphate guanylyltransferase, with protein sequence MAEITFIIGGACSGKSSYALRLANACLATRRECKSQVTYIATGVPCDEEMESKIEAHKRTRPKDWKAIEEPFNIEDVIKKLDVSTGVIILDCLTFWVSNLLLQKAENVTQFENNIVNRVSKFASILKDIKSKVIVVSNEVGMGVVPRTRLGRIFRDYLGKANQIVASDANEAFLLTAGIPIKVK
- a CDS encoding ABC transporter ATP-binding protein, with the translated sequence MLEVKDLTCGYDSKFVLQDINFKIEKGEICGIIGPNGSGKTTLLRAITKVIKPRNGKMFLDGKDIAEIRIKELSQAIAIVSQTQDYVFDIAVDEFVLLGRIPYRRRFQLLETKQDENIAQNVMVLTDTFRFKDRFIGELSGGERQRVVIARALTQEPKLLLLDEPTAHLDINHQIRILDLIRRLNRENGLTVIMVLHDLNLASEYCDRLILLNNGFIHKIGTPQEVLTYQIIEEVYNTVVVVKENPISSKPYVVLVSKEKIKV
- a CDS encoding retroviral-like aspartic protease family protein, producing the protein MIGDTIVKIKVPAIADKEIVEVDTLVDTGATYTALPEEFLEKLKVKRVRKVKIEFANGNVEERDIGNVWIEVNGIKTPNPVIFAKENDAIILGLVTLESCGLILDTVNKKLVPLPKIHHY
- the tsf gene encoding translation elongation factor Ts, giving the protein MKVEVNLIKELKDKTDAGIMDCKEALLATNGDIEKAIDYLRKKGIAKATERMDRSTGEGIIESYIHPGARLGVLLDIRCETDFAARTQEFKQLAKDIAMQVAASNPKWISREDVPKEEVEHELEIYREQAKRTGKPEKVIEQIAKGKLDKFYKEVCLLQQPFIKNSEISVEELIKEYISKLRENIRVKRFVRFRIEE
- a CDS encoding ABC transporter substrate-binding protein, which translates into the protein MGNRKTILSFILFFGLFCHLLNARDNSGIGCDSIKFPHRIVSLGPAITEEIYLLGAEDRLVANTIYCERPPEAKKKEKIGTVIEINVEKIISFKPDLVLATPLTDPKAKEKLKNLGLKVVTFPVEKDFNEICRNFLELGQIIGKKEEAEKIIYQVKNEVDSISKKIKTLSKLEVTPPKVFIQVGANPLFTVTKDSFLNDLIGFAGGVNIALGAKTGLYSREKVIQQNPDVIIIVTMGIVGEKEMKSWQRYKTLNAVKNNRIYIMDSYKVCSPTPISFVEALEELVKILH
- a CDS encoding TonB-dependent receptor, with translation MIALIITISLMVMDTTFSKEEYPLYRMEEIVVTATRIQQYLRDVPVATTVITRADIDATNAKDVGELLRGVVGVDIKSYGTLGAMSSVSLRGSTSQQVLVLVDGRPVNSISTGECDLSKISLDDILRIEIVRCPTSHLYGANALGGVVNIITREPPKKLTTTGYGSYGRFNTQIYRLDHGGSIDNFGWLVTGGIKKSNGFRANSDYIANDLAVKSGYKFKNGLKAKVNLLFHSDNLGVPGCVPPEGNPAKYGNEEVTSLFDRQKDLNISSSLDFVYEVSGFLTLMSKSFFDQNKLNYRCRYDDWLTLDTLDEDDEYLSKIIGSSLQYQLNFRKFLSTGGVELRNTNHKVRQVITDRNTGDDTTINWNPVSVEYGVWFESHQRVLNLFEFNEGLRYDHHSKYGSKISPSIGAICWLSDRDIIRSSIGKAYRAPTFNDLYWPVGGNPNLKCESGWNSEVGLKHLFYKNLVADLSIFTLNTKDKIAWAPDTGGIWRPQNVNMHSCKGGELELNGNFKDKLLVGLTYAYLDAKQTNREIIYSDWMTGEVRQEFKTRIAAFTPRYEIGTNVTLKPATGTQLNLRARFVDKRVNYYPNYENVPVVTVDTKPLNSCWVMDAKFTQRMGNLKLEIGIDNIFNKDYIEQFGTSFKDRGYPMPLRTYIIGMNYGF
- the rpsB gene encoding 30S ribosomal protein S2, which codes for MDKALSVKDLIEAGVHLGHKSDRWNPKMKPFIFAERKGIHVIDPEKTIEFLNKACESVRKAMSEGATILFVGTKKQIADIVKEEALRCGAFYCTQRWLGGTLTNFVTIRKTVDRMKLIEAQKEENDRGDLTKKEILSLERMLKKMQRNLEGIKDMDELPGIVYITDIKKDKIAVDEAVRLKIPIIGIVDTNVDPEPITFPIPGNDDAIKSVRLITQAVADSVLEGKAEFKRRESESRG
- a CDS encoding iron ABC transporter permease; this translates as MDRKLSRWLIWILGLVVILITVSIFSLSIGAAGISFKRIIPLIFNGKGTPEYSILFQIRLPRIILGFAIGSALSIAGVILQGMFHNPLVEPYTLGISGGAALGVCLNFVFRLTRIGVLSIPVSGFLGAIAVILLVYSLSTRKRRLKIQELLLTGVMISFISSSLIMLIMAVSRVENLQGIIFWIMGSLEQPNWLLIKIALLISILGLIISYFFSVDLNAIALGEEEALHLGINVEMTKRLLFVLASLLTGCSVSVAGIIGFVGLVIPHFMRMFVGVDHRILLVTSAFAGATFLILCDTLSRTIVAPLELPVGVITGILGGVIFIYFLYKKQVVLGVK